A part of Cotesia glomerata isolate CgM1 linkage group LG4, MPM_Cglom_v2.3, whole genome shotgun sequence genomic DNA contains:
- the LOC123264398 gene encoding protein FAM177A1-like produces MTTENKEMCDLTNIVLQVNGENQINQDNESLKIPKRVLHFSDGDLIEYSDDETDSSSPETDNQLIDLKSIGWVPWAWYQTSWVGSKVLESCDYVGEALANFLGITSPKYYFELVEYQRLQKFQDEENKKDLEIQGWNQNNTETLIVNDIKTSNH; encoded by the exons ATGACAactgaaaataaagaaatgtgTGATTTAACCAACATTGTTTTACAAGTTAATGgagaaaatcaaattaatcag gACAAcgaatcattaaaaattcccAAAAGAGTCTTACATTTTTCTGACGGTGATTTGATTGAATATTCTGATGATGAAACGGATTCTAGTTCTCCAGAAACTGACAACCAACTCATAGatctt aaaagtATCGGCTGGGTTCCATGGGCTTGGTACCAGACTTCATGGGTAGGCTCCAAAGTACTCGAAAGTTGCGACTACGTTGGTGAAGCCCTGGCTAATTTTTTGGGAATTACGTCTCCTAAATACTACTTTGAGCTTGTAGAGTACCAACGcctccaaaaatttcaggatgaggaaaataaaaaagatcttGAGATACAGGGGTggaatcaaaataatacagaAACTTTAATAGTAAACGACATTAAAACTTCAaaccattaa
- the LOC123264386 gene encoding uncharacterized protein LOC123264386, whose protein sequence is MQDICSDIRTAIDHGRTDILRSLLGACDNGNVGEGITKDEILNQPFLEEGTFLSYASKTNQVDVVRTLLSCGADPAVKNAHGRNAVDVAASEVIRLLYVEELLRATAASEIDRVIQLLEAGIDVNSWDSEGSKNTSLHWAACYGNKEVVECLIDRGADVNAENGCGATPLHEAVSRGETTICQELLQAGANPHIRALQGTFAGKSPYDLSRQKPSVHALLQRYLPKESESVHSPVTYSDSTNFSQKNLSTNMSQLSIDSAKSTDPLYDPTLAPVNDNTIPHHHHPSPVRSHEKTNTWNLIWPEPKSVIDLSHYSPPFIAGKEIFISIIQGSESIHDILDVWEVSRTYLLELGHDVKVGEVQPGSGRFTSDNRIECIVNRKLFNLAEGYQLHISQNSIKVSAGSLAGLHYAVCTFVQILRLSKNPNSPEVTEIESVLIKDEPRFMHRGILLDISPRGRTPTLEYLLHTIDLWSSFKVSHLHLYSRLNPSCDWQLCYTRSEMVTLDRYCRDRHLNLIPALDVDSNVSQRHLTQMWPVFQELLAIFPSLSYVHVGPRLASLLVPPENLDLSNSINETVETDMSEVFKSYSCLQELWHILNLSSDTTLLLCSNGLHSKPEFRSVPSNVILVEYGFQADYDFSEWTEAFKTAGGNVLPSSGTASYNSLAGCPGSTLINTRNALKMAHEQNSIGIVVAHWSGSHHLTPHTFSWLGYLIAAGLSWNPSTEIELGPVDLYENSEVANLMKRQRYLTSILNIHVFQDLEHKIGGTILELGRVDTLVLTLSKNQDANDLQQIPDNRGSTLYRLLTDPDNVNLEYLSADLFARMTKQIKRVTHALYEANLTAKFGSMDIQELQLTADLMVTACRIGRTLIGVGVNPNSNMGLAVINLGVCNLPPTFRTDIANKMLAHIEQYKGAWLQRHLPQGLQSSLLVLTSALHRFVPESS, encoded by the exons acaAATCAAGTAGACGTTGTAAGAACATTATTAAGCTGTGGAGCGGATCCAGCGGTAAAAAATGCACATGGACGTAATGCAGTTGACGTCGCAGCCAGTGAAGTAATTCGTTTGCTTTATGTCGAAGAATTATTACGCGCTACCGCTGCCTCGGA aatagaTAGAGTTATTCAATTATTGGAAGCGGGCATTGATGTTAATTCATGGGATTCAGAAGGCAGTAAAAATACATCTTTGCATTGGGCGGCATGCTATGGAAATAAGGAAGTAGTTGAGTGTCTTATCG atcGTGGTGCAGATGTTAATGCGGAAAATGGTTGCGGAGCAACACCTCTTCACGAAGCAGTAAGTCGCGGGGAAACTACAATATGTCAAGAATTATTACAAGCAGGTGCTAATCCTCACATCCGGGCTCTTCAAGg AACATTTGCTGGCAAAAGCCCCTACGACTTATCCCGTCAAAAACCATCAGTCCATGCGCTCTTACAGCGTTACCTCCCCAAAGAATCCGAGAGCGTGCACAGCCCGGTGACGTACAGCGACTCAACAAACTTCAGCCAGAAGAACTTATCAACAAACATGAGCCAGCTGTCAATAGACTCAGCAAAATCAACGGACCCACTGTACGACCCAACTCTGGCCCCAGTGAACGACAACACTATTCCTCACCACCACCACCCAAGCCCCGTAAGATCCCACGAAAAGACCAACACCTGGAACCTCATCTGGCCTGAACCCAAGAGTGTGATCGACCTGAGCCACTACTCTCCGCCTTTTATCGCCGGGAAGGAAATCTTCATCTCAATAATCCAGGGCAGCGAGTCTATCCACGACATTCTCGACGTCTGGGAAGTAAGTCGGACATATTTACTGGAGCTGGGTCACGATGTTAAAGTAGGAGAGGTCCAACCGGGTTCTGGAAGGTTCACCAGCGACAATAGAATCGAGTGCATTGTAAACCGCAAGTTGTTTAATTTAGCGGAAGGATATCAGCTTCACATATCACAGAACTCGATAAAAGTAAGCGCGGGGAGTCTTGCAGGGCTTCATTACGCAGTTTGTACTTTTGTACAAATTTTGCGGCTCAGTAAAAATCCAAATTCTCCAGAAGTTACAGAAATTGAGTCTGTGCTGATAAAAGACGAGCCTAg GTTCATGCATCGTGGAATTCTGCTGGACATTTCTCCACGAGGAAGAACTCCGACTCTGGAGTACCTGCTGCACACAATTGACCTCTGGTCGTCTTTCAAAGTCTCGCACTTGCACTTGTACTCGAGATTGAACCCCAGTTGCGACTGGCAGCTCTGCTACACGCGCTCAGAAATGGTCACTCTGGACCGGTACTGCCGAGACCGGCATCTCAATCTCATTCCTGCCCTAGATGTCGACTCCAATGTCAGCCAGCGACATTTGACTCAGATGTGGCCCGTGTTCCAGGAACTGCTGGCGATTTTTCCGAGCCTTAGCTATGTTCATGTCGGCCCTAGGTTAGCGAGCTTGTTGGTTCCTCCGGAGAATCTAGATCTGAGTAATAGTATTAATGAGACGGTGGAGACTGACATGTCGGAGGTTTTTAAATCTTACTCCTGCTTGCAAGAACTCTGGCATATTTTGAACTTGAGCTCGGATACTACTTTGCTGCTTTGCAGCAATGGGTTGCACTCGAAGCCAGAGTTTAGGAGTGTTCCCAGCAATGTTATTCTTGTGGAGTATGGCTTTCAAGCGGACTATGATTTTTCTGAGTGGACTGAAGCTTTTAAAACTGCTGGTGGAAATGTTTTACCTTCTTCAG gTACTGCCAGTTACAACAGCCTGGCAGGTTGTCCAGGTTCAACGCTAATCAACACCAGGAACGCCCTAAAAATGGCTCATGAGCAGAACTCAATCGGAATAGTCGTTGCTCATTGGTCAGGAAGCCACCACTTGACTCCTCACACTTTCTCCTGGCTCGGGTACTTGATCGCCGCGGGTCTCTCCTGGAACCCTTCGACAGAAATTGAGTTGGGGCCTGTCGACTTGTACGAGAACTCCGAAGTCGCTAATTTAATGAAGCGCCAGCGGTACTTGACCAGTATTTTGAACATCCACGTGTTCCAGGACCTGGAACACAAGATTGGAGGGACTATTCTTGAACTAGGACGCGTTGACACCTTAGTTCTGACTCTCAGCAAGAACCAGGACGCCAATGACCTCCAGCAGATTCCTGATAATCGAGGATCTACGCTCTACAGGCTGCTCACTGATCCTGACAATGTTAACTTGGAATATTTGTCTGCTGATTTATTCGCt agaatgactaaacaaataaaacgCGTGACTCACGCGTTGTACGAAGCAAACTTGACTGCGAAATTCGGATCGATGGACATTCAAGAATTGCAGCTGACTGCCGACTTAATGGTCACCGCCTGCCGTATTGGTCGCACACTTATAGGCGTGGGCGTTAATCCTAACAGCAACATGGGCCTAGCTGTTATCAACCTGGGAGTTTGCAACTTGCCCCCGACCTTCAGAACTGACATTGCCAATAAAATGCTGGCGCATATTGAACAGTACAAAGGAGCTTGGTTACAAAGACACTTGCCCCAGGGGCTTCAGAGTTCTTTGCTAGTCTTAACCAGTGCACTTCATCGTTTTGTACCAGAGTCCTCGTAG